In the genome of Deinococcus budaensis, the window CCTGGGCCTGGACGAGGCGGGGCTGAAAGAGGCCCTGCGCAAGACGGGGGAGGAGTACGGGGCGCCGGACTTCTCGCGCCGGACCTTTTTCCGCGCGGTCGTGGACGGGCGCTACAAGCTGGTGCGCTGGTTCAGCCCGGAAGAGTATGTCCAGCCGGGCACCCTGAACGAGCTGTACGCCCGCAGCGACGTGACCCTGCACGACCTGCGCGACGACCCCGGCGAGATGGAAAACCTCGGCAGCCTGGACCACCCGGGGTACGACCCGGCGCTCGTGGGGCAGATGCTCGGCAAGCTCACGGCCCTGATCGAGCACGAGCTGGGCGAGGACGACTGCCCCTTCGACCTGAACATGTTCGGCACGCGCGAGGTGAAGGACAAGCAGGCGAAGGCCGGGGCGAGCGGGGATGACTGACCGGGGCACCCCCACCAGAGGAAGCGTCCCGCCCCCATGAGCGGCCTCAACTTCCGTACCCTCCCCAACGACCTCGTCGCCGGGCTGGTCAACGGCGTGGCGAGCGTGCCGTCCAGCATGGCGACGGCGGCCTTGGCGGGCGTCAACCCGGTCTATGGCCTGTACGCCATCACCGTCGCGCCAGCGGTGGGAAGCCTCCTCGCCAGCTCGCAGATGATGCAGGTGGCGACCACCGGGGCGTCCGCCCTGACCGCGAGCCAGGCCATCGCGGGCTACTCGGGGGGCCAGCGGGCCGAGGCACTGTTCCTGGTCGTCGCGCTCGCGGGGGCCTTTCTGGTGCTGTTCGGGCTGCTGAAGGCCGGGCGGCTGGTGCGCTACGTCTCCTACCCGGTGATGACCGCCTTTCTCTCCGGGGTGGCGCTCGTGCTCGTCTTCGACCAGTCGGCCCAGCTCGTCGGTTACAGCCCCCAGGGCCAGACCAGCCTCGGGGAATTCGCCGATCTGCTGCGGAATGTCGGCCAGATCAGCCTTCAGTCCACCGTCGTCGGGCTGCTCGCGCTCGCCATCATCGTGGGGCTGTCGCGGACGCGGCTGAGCAACGTCTCCTCGCTCGTCGGGCTGGCGATTCCGACCGCCATCGTCGCGTTCTGGCGGCCCGCCGACGTGCAGATCGTGTCGGACGTGAGCACGATCCCGCGCGGCCTGCCGCCGTTCGGGCTGCCGGACCTCGGCCTGCTCTCGGCCAACCTGATCTTCTCGGCGTTCGCCCTCGCGGTCGTCGTCGCCATCCAGGGCGCGGGCATCAGCCAGAGTTACCGGAACCCGGACGGCAGCCCGGCCAACGCCTCCCGCGACATGTTCGCGCAGGGGGCGGCCAACATCGCCGGAAGCCTGGTCTCCGGGATGCCCACCGGCGGCTCGGTCGGTCAGACCGCGCTGAACGT includes:
- a CDS encoding SulP family inorganic anion transporter; its protein translation is MSGLNFRTLPNDLVAGLVNGVASVPSSMATAALAGVNPVYGLYAITVAPAVGSLLASSQMMQVATTGASALTASQAIAGYSGGQRAEALFLVVALAGAFLVLFGLLKAGRLVRYVSYPVMTAFLSGVALVLVFDQSAQLVGYSPQGQTSLGEFADLLRNVGQISLQSTVVGLLALAIIVGLSRTRLSNVSSLVGLAIPTAIVAFWRPADVQIVSDVSTIPRGLPPFGLPDLGLLSANLIFSAFALAVVVAIQGAGISQSYRNPDGSPANASRDMFAQGAANIAGSLVSGMPTGGSVGQTALNVSAGAKSRLAGIFHSLSMLAIILLVPGLVSLVPMPVLAAVMIVAGVGAIRFADIGFIWRTAGSGRWVLAVTFLATLLVSVAAAVAVGVVTAIVFNFYSATRTVQVRALVQQEDGEIHIVDPPRELPSRSVTVLEVYGSLFFAAARTLGDLLPKPGGAERPVVVLRLRGNYQIGSTLIEVLNDYAHNLAQAGGRLYLVGMDEQMSARLQRARRFDLDQEVVIIPASDVLGGSTREAVSAAAEWLRQSGDNVDVSDEVAAWKD